The genomic stretch tttcttttggtTGCGGGGTTCTGTCCGTAACCATTCCCCGGGTTCACTTCAGTCCTAGAGCAGCCGCAGTCGTGTCCATTTTCTAAGGCAAACAACTCAGAAACCCGCGCATCCATAAGCTGCTTGGCAAGGAGACAGCGGaccggggcggggggggggaccTCTTAAAGCACCGGGAAGTTGTCTTACCCTAATGGGACACTTTCTACCTGAAAGGGGGGTTGTTTTCGGTCAAGCGGGAGTTTATAATCCCCCCTCCCCGAATAAGTGTAACCCTAAAAGTCCAAATAAGCAACAATAACAACGGTGTAGAGGTGGTGGTTTTGAGTTTTCCGAGGATACACGTCACACTGTGTGacatcacggtaagcgattagcTTTGTATTCCAGGGCAGCGGGCGCAGGCGGAACGTTCTCAAATCGTATTTTCAGTCCAGTAAGCACCGCTCAACCTAGGTGCCTTGGTGTAGTCGCTTAAGACACTTGAAATAACCCAACGCTTTACACAGTTTTGCGTCAGCCGACGAGGAAGTCGACGTTTAACACCAAGACTGACGAAAGTTTGTGTTTAAGTATGAAATCACCCTCTCAGAATTATTAAATTAAGGCCAatgtgcacttaaattactgcatttgtatttttaaaCTGCATTCAATTAGAAATATAATAGCAAATAGACCAAAAATTGGCCCTGTATGCTGatgaaagtttttaaaaataagtgCAAAAAATGTGCATTATTATGGTGGCTGTATTCATTATTACAGTAGTTATATGGGCTCTGTTACACCCTAAACTGAATGAACTATACATTGTCAGTATGGTTCCTAACAAGTTGTTTCATCTAATATCTATACTTTAATACTATAATCACTATAATATGTATTAGTTGgtttatatttctttttttttttttttaaatcaaaaatacATCAACTGCGATATCTGGTATTTTCAGAGGAGTAGCAAGGGTCTCCGGGggtcccaggcaacaagcaacatggggccctttgagtGTGTGCAAGTAagtgggacagttggacttggagcaatagcatatttaataaaagtataataatgcctcggtctcatagagcgctttttaggacactcaaagtgccaggcttctactacattaggacataaaactacagtagcacagtacactcaccgctgtcttgcttacgtttgtcctcttctgcttttttttttctttcttttgtcgctcttcattttggatacacaccaaaaaaaaaaaaaaaaaaaagccaaatcgccgctcactctcactctgagtcatgtGAGGGAGGGGGCTGGAGTGTAGAGCGAGTGAAGTGGCCCCTTcaggaactcagacacaaggctttcactggcactgtcgcacttgtcgctgcagcagtgcagtaaagctgcgtttgctaaatctgttggccgtcATGGGggcccctaggcaattgcctggtttgcctaatgggacgcgacaccTCTGGGTATTTTAGAGGAGTAGTGGTAACCACTTTAATGGTCACTATTTAAAGCAGTTGCAGTGTAgttgtccaaaatgttgaggaaaAATGGCAGACGTTTTATATGTTTTTATAAGCCACAGTTTGAAAATTAACACTGCAAATAAATTTAGGCAAGAAATTGTAATACAGTGTAGGCCTACTTAAAGTTAAGTGGTTATCTTTAGAGGTTGTGGCTAAATATTTGAAATGAAATATATcccaaatattaaatgtgaatcttttgttattgtcattcattcattcatcttctgtacgCCTTATGTGTATGAAGGTTGTGGGGGTGCAGGggttatttccttttttttttttttttttttttttttttttttttttttagcaatttgTTACACATTAAACCcacattcctgttgttttgCAAACTGTGATGCCATGCATTACTTTATTACTCTCTGaggaaagtaattaattatattagtactggttactttttttcctcaatttttaaaaacatttatttcaacCAACATAAGCAGTGCATTATTATGAAGTAACACAACTCTTCAAAGTAGCAACAATGCAGAATGAGTGTGTTATTGTGAGTTCAATGCAGCAATGGCATATGGGAAAAATATGGTTGTGAGTCTTGTTTTGGTCCTGATGAACCTGCTGTGCTTGCCAGAGGTCAAATAGTTGATGGGTGGGTGTGTAACAATACTTGTGTTTGTCTCTCTTCTGTGGTATGACAATGCTACTAAGATTAAGGTAGAAGTGTGGACCTCCTCCATGTGTAATGTAAAGATAGGGAAGAAGTGTCCTGTGCTTCCTATGGTAGCACATGCGCCTCAGTTTTGAAGTTGCATGTTCAAAACTGAGATTCAGCCTTCTTTTACTGAGGTTGGATGCCCTCCTTGTGCTTGCATGTTTCTCCTACACTTAAAAAAGTAGAGTCATTGAAGACTCCTTATTGTACCAAGATGTGGATGTGAATGCTTGTTTGTCCACTGTATATGTCATGGTGACCAGTCTAACGTATACTTCCACACAAAGTCAGTTGGGACAGAGGCACCAGTTAGCCTGCAACTCAAATGAGGACAAGCATTATAGGAAATGGTTGGATGGATTCCATTTTGTATCTCTTTACGTGGGTTTAAATATAATAGTTGCACTTTTACTCATTGTACAATTGTAATCCACCCTTTTCCACTTATTTTGAAGTGTGAGTATACATAACTGACCTCTACTCAGGCTGTAACTGGGTCCAGAGTGTGACATTTCTGAAAATCAAACATGATTGGCCAGAGTGGCTGTGATGGCGGGGCACGGCCCATTTCTCCCCTGGCTTCGAGAAGTTTCTTCTCAGATTTCTCCAAATGAATTTGTGCATttgtacattatttttttcaaaatgcttgcgcTAATTCTCTGTGTGGGAATGCTGCACCACATCTCAGAGGCTGTCCCTGTGGAAAAACTAGCAGACAAGAAGATTTGTGGTGATGTGGAGTGCTCGTGTAAGTATGTGTTTAATCTGACACGTTCTTCTAATTTTAAAGTCACAGTCCTTTGTGATTTTTCTTTGGCAGATGCTCTCTCCATGGCCACGGCCTTGGACGACTTCATTGCTCCAGACTGCAGATTCATCAATATCAAGAAGGGTCAGAAGGTTTACGTGTATTCTAAACTGGTACCAGAGGAGGGCGGTGGTGTCTTCTGGTCCGGCAGTGTATGTCCAAAAATGAACCCCTTTGTGGAGGAAATAACACTGTGATTTACATTTTAGAGAGATACTGCTTGTCTGTTCATTGGTAGGTGTACAGTGACCGCTATGTGGACCAGATGGGCATCATTGGATACTTTCCTGCGCCTTTAGTGAAGGAGACACACACGTTTAGGGAGGACACGCGCCAGATTCCGACAGCAGTGTGTAAAATTAACATGTGCATGTTGTTTGTATTTCTATATTCCACTTGGGCTGCATTAATCCTCTTTGTCATTGCAGAACATGGATTTCTTCTGTGCTTAAGGTGGATAGATGCTGTTTTGTTAACTTACTTACTTACGCACGCCCcctccaaataaataaataagcaaaTGCTTGTTGCTCCAACATTGAACTTGGATACTTTTAACGATGGGTATGTCAGAATTTGATCTTTGATTTTCCAGCATCTCATTAGTCAGCAAAgtttattcaattttatttgttcaATTTTATAAACAGTTATCC from Corythoichthys intestinalis isolate RoL2023-P3 chromosome 10, ASM3026506v1, whole genome shotgun sequence encodes the following:
- the LOC130923324 gene encoding otoraplin-like; translation: MLALILCVGMLHHISEAVPVEKLADKKICGDVECSYALSMATALDDFIAPDCRFINIKKGQKVYVYSKLVPEEGGGVFWSGSVYSDRYVDQMGIIGYFPAPLVKETHTFREDTRQIPTANMDFFCA